From Polycladomyces subterraneus:
TTGCGGGAGAAAGATCAAAAAATCGTTTAATAACGGTTCGTGCTTCCCGTGCTTTCGGGATAGACCCGAAAATGATGTATGCATCGTAAAACCTCATCTTTGCCATTTTCATAAGGGGACGTGCCGAGATGAGGATTTCGGTCAAACCCATTGCATGCAACCCCATATCGTTTATCTTGCCCTAAGTGATGATATAAAAGTCGGGATCACCAGAAAACCGAACATGATTAAACGCTGGATCGATCAAGGGGCAGTCGCCGCCGTCCCAATAGCGGAAGTACCTGACCGAAAAACCGCCGGGGAAATAGAAATTCACTTGTCCCAATTCATTAATGACAAAACAAATTGGCGTAGGATGCTTAAAAACCAAATTGCAGATAAGGACTTATTGGCTGTTCGTTCGGATATAAAAAACCAAATTCCTGACCAGTACCAACAATTCTTTGATGAGTCACATGACGTTTGGACTTTTGAGTATCCACAATTGCAGATTCCCGACAAAATAAAATCCTTATCCTTGGACAAGCAGGAACATATTAAGGGGAATTTGATTGGTGTCAAAGCACAATATATGATCTTAGATAACGGGGTCATCAACATGCGGAAATTTAGCGGCTACAAGGTCAGGGTGGAATTATACCTGTAAAAAACTAATGGATAACTATAACGGTTGTTAAAGTCTTTTGGATCCTGCGCCCACAATGGCAGCAAGCTTTTTCCTTGAGAAACGTGAGCGGATCGTTTGCCCCAGCCGATCGTTGAGCCGAACCGATTCATACCCACCCGGGCAAAATACGTGATCGGCTCGGCTGCCTCATGTTCCAAGGGGCGT
This genomic window contains:
- a CDS encoding DUF2797 domain-containing protein, coding for MILTGHIRPLGHEYKTPISYLMRLDNEEIPLNDYLGKTIEINYLGEISCIYCGRKIKKSFNNGSCFPCFRDRPENDVCIVKPHLCHFHKGTCRDEDFGQTHCMQPHIVYLALSDDIKVGITRKPNMIKRWIDQGAVAAVPIAEVPDRKTAGEIEIHLSQFINDKTNWRRMLKNQIADKDLLAVRSDIKNQIPDQYQQFFDESHDVWTFEYPQLQIPDKIKSLSLDKQEHIKGNLIGVKAQYMILDNGVINMRKFSGYKVRVELYL